In Rhizobium sp. CIAT894, the genomic window GCATTGGGGCAGGATCAAAGCCGATCTCTGCTACGGCGGCATCTTCTATGCGCTCGTCGATGTCGGCCAGATCGGCCTGACGATCGAGAAGGCCAATGCCGCCGGTCTCGTCCAGGCCGGCATGATCCTGAAAGAGCTGATCAACCGCGACATCAAGGTCGTCCATCCCGAGATTCCGGCAATTTCAGGTGTCGCCTATGTGATGTTCCGCGATACCGAGGCCGACGGCACGGTGCGCACCTGCACCACCATGTGGCCGGGCCGCGCCGACCGTTCGCCCTGCGGCACCGGCAATTCCGCCAACCTCGCCGCGCTGCACGCCCGCGGCAAGGCCAAGGCCGGCGACACCTTCACCTCGAAATCGATCATCGGCTCGGAATTCGCAGTCGGCCTGCAGGCAGTCACCTCAGTCGCCGGCCGCCCGGCGGTCATCCCCACCATCACCGGCCGCGGTTTCACCTTCGGCCTCACCCAGGTCGCCCTCGACCCCTTCGATCCCCATCCCGGCGGCTTCGCCCTGACGGATGTCTGGGGGCCGCAGGCGGGGGAGATTTGAGGGTTGGGGCAGATGCAGCCTTGTTCGCCGAGGCACTATGGATTGCTGCAGAGAGAACCGAGATGAGTGAAGATATCGAGACCGTAACGCTGTGGCGTCCGGTTGGGCCTGAGGAGCTGGCGCTTATGCGCGATCTCGACATGCGGGGATTTCCCCCGCGTTTGCCCGATCAGCCGATCTTCTATCCGGTGCTGTCGGAAGATTATGCAGTCAAGATCGCACGCGACTGGAATGTGCCGAGGAGCGGGTCGGGCTTCGTGACCAGGTTTGAGGTGAGAAAAGATTATCTCAATACCTATGCGGTTCAGGAAGCGGGCGGCCGCGCGCATCTCGAATATTGGATACCCGCCGAGGAGATGGATCGCTTCAATGCGGCGATCGTCGGAACCATAGAGGTGATGCAGACCTTTCCGTAATCGGATTACGCAGGTTTCGCTTTGACCGATTTGAGCGGCGTCGAACCGAGGAGATCGGCGAGGCGGGGACCACAAAAGCCCTTGTCCGGCTGACCCAAGGCCCTCCCCACAAGGGCAGGGGAATCGCATATAGGCGGTAAGCAGTTGTTTTATTGAGGCAGATCGATTCAAAGGCTCTCTGTTGATTTGGAGGGTCGGATGGATCGATTTGCCGCCTGTTTTAAAGCTTTGCCCGACCCTCGGGGGCGCAATACGCGCCATCCGCTGATGTCGATCCTGTTCATTGCCATTGCCGCGATCGTCTGCGGCGCCGAAAGCTGTGCCGACATGGCCGACTTCGGCATCTCCAAGAAGAGGTGGCTCAAGACGATCGTGCCGCTGCCCTACGGCATTCCCAGCCATGACACGTTCTCCACCGTATTCCGCTGCCTCAATCCGGATGCCTTCGAAGCCGCCTTCCGCCGCTTTACCGAAGCCTTTGCAAAAGGCATCGAAGGCGTGGTGGCGGTCGACGGCAAAGCGGTGCGCGGCGCCTATAAGCGCGGTGCCAAGGCGACGCCGCTGCACCTCGTCAACGTCTGGGCCGCCGGTTGCGGCCTGGTCATCGGCCAACAGACCGCACCGCGCCGCAACGAGGTGCAAGGCGTGCTCAAGGCGCTTGCGCTTCTGTCGCTCGAAGGCGCCATCGTCACGGCCGATGCTCTGCATTGCCGCGCCGACACGGCCCGCGCCATCCTGGCCACCGGCGGCGACTATGCCCTGGCGCTGAAAGGCAACCAACCCGGCCTGCTGGCCCAGGCGATTGCCCGCCTTGACGATATCGAGCCGCTCGACAGCATCCAGACCGCCGCCGAGAACGACCATGATCGCATCGACAGCCGCCGCGCCAGCATCGTCGCCGTCGATGATATTGACTTTCCCGGCCTGCAAGCCATCGGCTCCGTCGAGGCCACCAGCCGCCATGCCGATGGCCGCCTGACCAGCCATGTCCGCTACTTCCTGCTCTCCACGGTCATGTCGGCCGCCGCCCTCATCGAGGTGACCCGAACCCATTGGGAGATCGAAAACAAACTGCATTGGGTGCTCGACGTCCAGTTCCGCGAGGATGCCGCCAGAAACAGAAAGGATCACGGGCCGGCAAACATCGCACTGCTGCGCAAGATCGCCCTCAACCTCATCCGATCCCACCCAGATAAGGCATCCATCCGACGCAAAATCAAAAAGGCGGGATGGGACGATCAGTTCCTTATCTCCCTTATCGCTCATATGCGATAGCCCTGCCCACAAGGGGAAGGGCCTTGGACCGAGGCTTTCACGCTAAGACCGGCCGCCGCTTGGACTGCCCTGGAAACGCTCTACCGTTTCCTGAAGCTGTACCCATCCATGTTTCGACTGCTCGAATACCGATAGAGCAGGTGGCGCGAAGGCTGGGTCGGCGAGGGAGCCGATCGCCACCCCGATCCAGTGTGGCGCGGCATCGGCCTTCCAATAGACGGTCGAACCGCAGGTTGGACAGAAATGCATTCGGACCCGGCGACCGCTGTCGGCCGTACGAATGAATTCCGTCGACGTTCCGGAGATTTCGACACAGTCGATCGAGTAGAACGCGTTGGCGCTGAACGGCGCACCGGTGCGCCGCTGGCACGCGAAACAGTGACACAGCGCAGTCAGTTGTGGTGGTTCGCTCAACGTCAATCGGAGCGCGCCACAGGCGCATTGGGCATTGGCCATGGAAACTCCTCCCGCTTGCGCGGTGAGATGACGTTGAATTGAGGGCTGAAGCGCAGGCCGGAACCGAAATTCATTGCGGCAGGCGTTGCGAAAGGGCTGAGAGCTGATGCAGTTTCAGGCTCGCCGGGTACCAAGGTAAATCGCCGAGGTGCCGAAGTCTAGATCTTTCCGGGTTGGACTGCCGCACCTCGCCCCATCAACGGCGCTGCGAAACTTTGGCGGCTGCTTTGTCTGCGGTGAGTTCCTCGATCGGCGCCGGCCTGCCGAGCAGATATCCCTGGCCGATGTGGCAGCCGAGATCCTGAAGCCGCTGGAGCTGGCTTTCCTCTTCGATGCCTTCGGCGGTGATCGTCACGCCAAGTCCGGCGCCGAGAGCGATGATCGCCTTGATCACCTTGTCCTGCTTGTCGTTGGTCTCGAACGAGGAAACGAAGCTCCTGTCGATCTTGATCTTGTCGAACCGGTAGCTGGAGAGCTGGGAGAGGCTGGAATAGCCTGTTCCGAAGTCGTCGAGAGCAATCCTGACGCCGGCATTCACCAGGTCGTCGAGGACGATGCGCGCGGTGACCGCGTCCTGGATGATGGCGCTCTCCGTCACCTCGAGCTCGACCCTGTGCGTGGGCAGGCCGACATCGCCCAATATCTTGAGAATTCTTAGGCCCAGCAGCCGGTCGCTCAATTGGATCGGAGAAAGGTTGAACGACAGGACAAGATCATTTGGCCAGGAAAGTGCATCGGTGCAGGCGCGGCGCAGCAGTTGGTCCGTCAGGTCGACGATCAGGCCGGCTTCCTCGGCCACCGGAATAAATTCGTTCGGTGGGATGAATTCGCCGGATGCCGTCTTCCAGCGCGCCAGCGCCTCGAAGCCGATGATCTTGTTCGTCTTCAGGTCGACGAGCGGTTGATAATAGGGAAAGATCTCAGCCTTCTTGATGGCTGACCTGAGATCCGCTTCCACCCGGATGCGTTTCGTCATCTCGTCCTGCATCGAAGCGACGAAGGGCTTCACCAGGTTGCGCCCCTGCTTTTTCGCTACATACATCGCACAGTCCGAATGGCGGATGACCTGCCGGAGGTCATCGCCGTTCTCCGGGTAAACTGCGAAGCCGACGCTGGCGCCGAGGTCGGCGGCGACACCATTGAATGTGAACGGTTTGCCGATCACGCTGACGATGCGGTTGCCCAAAGCGACAAGATCGGAATTTCCGCTGCGCCGCACCAGAACGACGAACTCGTCTCCACCGAGACGGAAAACGCGCTCACGGGGAAAGAGCAAAGAGAGCCGCTGCGCAACGCTCTTCAGCACCGCATCACCGTGATCGTGCCCCAGCAGGTCATTGACCTTCTTGAAGCCGTCGAGGTCGATGCTGAACACGGCATAGGTCTCGTGCGCCCTTTGATCGATCATCGCCTGCGCGCATATGGAATCCAGAAATCTGCGGTTGGGCAGTTCGGTCAGCGTGTCGTGGCAGGCAATCCAGTCGACGTTCTTTTCGGCTTGCAGCCTGCGATTGACCTCGCTGGAAAGATCCCGGATCCGCAGCGCGGAATAAACGAGCCCCAGGAGCCCGGAAATATTCAGGGCAAGAAGCGCATGATCAAGCGGATAGTCGTGATGCTGCTCGATGAAGCCATCCAGCCCCTCATGCCAATGGAAGCGCCAGGATAGGCAGAAGAGAAGCAGGAAGACCACGAGCCAGGCCAGGATCTCCATCTGGGGTCTGGGCGCTTGGATGCGAGGCATGGGAACAGGCTCCTGTTGCGTGAAGAGCCATCATGGCCTGCTCGAAGAACCGCATCGTCTCCGATATATTTTCAAACACTGCAGAAATTGCCGAAACACACAGCGCCGGCAAGTCCGCTAGATTGTTGTGAGCTTCCAAGGTTAAGGGCGCATTATCCTGATCAGGCGGCGGGCGTTTCGCTGCGCAAAATGGATAGTTTTCCCGTAATTGGGACGTGGGCGCACCCGCCTCGTCCTTCGAGGCTCCTGCGGGGTACCTCAGCAACCGTATCGCTTTTTGCGAGCAGAGGTAGGCGGGGCAGACCCACAGACATTCCGGAATCACTGAGGTCCCGTGCTGGGCGCTGCCGTATCCCCACCCTCATTCCTGTGCCTGTCACAGGAATCCAGCCACCGCGCGTCTGCGCGGTGAATGACTTTTTACGACTTGTGAAAAGAGTCTCCCGCGCCCAAGGACTTGGGCGCGCTGGATGCCTGTGACAAGCACAGGCATGAGGGTAGGTGAATGCTTCGTTCCAAGGCGGAAACGTAACCGCAGCCTTTCTGATTGAGGCGCGCAGGCCAGAGGTCGGAGCCTCGAAGGACGCGCTTCAACGCTGCTCCTTGCATTATTGGGAGACGGGCGCATCCGCCCTGTCTTTCCATCCTAATAGACGAACGGATCCACCCCGGCCGCCGACTGCGCGCCCGCTTCCTTCGGATAGATCACGCCCTTGCGCAGGATGATGTTGGCATAGAGCCGGGGCTCGGCGGTCTGGATCACCGCATGGGCGACCTTTACCCGGCCGTAGAAATCAGCACCGATCAGCGGCACCACCTGCCGGTGCGGCTCGTGGCGGGCGCAGCAGGCGATCATCTCCTCATGCACGGGGTCGAGCTTGTCCCGTTCGGCCTTGACGGTCGAGCGGAAGATCGCCTCTGGCACGAAATCGTCGATCGGCAGCACGCTGAGCACGGCGTTGAGCACGGGCACGAGATGATGGCCGTCGAGCCGGATCAGCCGGCGGGCATGTTCGAGGCCGGGATAATTGCCGTCGACGATGGCGATCTCGTCGCCGTGGCCCATGGCCCGAAGCGTCGAAAGCAATTCCGGGCTCAACAGCGGGTCAAGTCCTTTCAGCATGGTCTACCTCCTTGAAGAGAACGTTTTGGTCGGTGAGGTAACGCGCAAAGATCGGCAGGCTGGCGCCGCCGATGGCGCGGGCCTGGGCGCCGACCGCGCCCTCGATGATTTCGGGCATGACGACGCCCTGCAGGTCGAGCTTGGCGGCTTCGTCGATCGTTGCCTGCACCACACGGCTGCGCACCCAATGGGGAAAACCGCCGTCGATGACGGCGGCGCTGAAATCGACGATCGAGGCGGCGGCGACGATCGCCTGCGCCAGCGCCTTGGCGCTGTCCTGGATCCAGGCCTCCATCGGCTCGCCGAAATCCACCCAGTCGTCGGCCGAATACCACAGCGGCTCGGGATCGATGCCGCGCTCGCGCAGCATGTTTTCCAGCACGAAGATCGAGGCGATTTCGAGCAGCTGCTTGGTCTCGCCGTTCTTGCCGCGCACCGGCAGCGGCCCGATCGCGCCCGCCGTGCCGGTGCGGCCGGAAAAGATCGCCGAATTCAGCACGATGCCGCCGCCGATGAAGGAGCCGATGAAGAAATAGACGAAGTCCGGATAGGACGGCCCGACGCCGAAGACCAATTCCGCCCCGCAGGCGCTGGTCGCATCGTTCTGCAGGAAGACCGGATGGGAGACGTGCGCGGCGATATCGGCATGCAGGTCGACGTCGCGCCAGACCTCCATGGCGCCAGGTGGCGCGCCCACCTCTTCGGCCCAGTTCCAGAGCTCGAAGGGCGCGGCGATGCCGAGGCCGGCAATGCGGTCGCGCTGTTTTGCGTCGAGCCGGTCCTCGATCTCGCGGATGCCGGAGGTGACGAAGGCGAGGATCTCGTCCGGCAGCGGATAGGCATAGGTCTTGTGCAGCTGCATGCGGATGCGGCCGACGAAATCCATCAGCACCAGATCGGCGCTGCGCCGGCCCATCTTCAGGCCGAAGGAATAGACGGCATCGGGATTGAGATGCATCGGGATCGACGGCTGGCCGACCCGGCCGCGCACCGGCGCGCCCCTCGACAGCAGGCCTTCCTTTTCCAGGACCCGCATGATGACCGAGACGGTCTGCGCCGACAGCCCGCTGCGGCGCGCGATATCGGCCTTCGACAGCGCGCCGTAGAGACGCACCAGCGACAGCACGAGCCGTTCGTTATAGGCCCGCACCCTGACCTGGTTCGCACCGCCGGCCGGATTAAGAATTGGTGGCGGGACCGGTATGTTGGCCGGTCCATCCAAGGACGACATGACCGCTCCTCCCGATCGTTGGCCCTCTGCATGATTGCTTGGATCGAAATCGATCTAAGCAATCATGCGGCAGTTCAAAATGGTACAGCGTCCTTTTGCGCGTCCGGAAAGACGCGCGGCGCTGTACGCCCTAATTCGATGGAGCATGCCACATCGAATTAATAATTCAATTGGATTTATTTATTGACAAGCCGATTTCTTTTCGCTCTTAATTGCCTCGTCAAGGACACGGGACGGCTTTGGAAGCTTAAAGATCCACGGCGAAGTGTCATATCTGAAGATTCCGGCCCCGCGAGAGGCGGCGCCGGCAAACTCTGGGAGGAGTTCCATGAAGAAATCTGTTCTCGCTTTCGGCGCGCTGGCGCTCGGCGTCGCTTTCTCCGCTCCGGCGATGGCGGCTGACGTTTCCGCCTGCCTCATCACCAAGACCGACACCAACCCCTTCTTCGTCAAGATGAAGGAAGGTGCGACGGCCAAGGCCAAGGAACTCGGCGTTTCGCTGAAGTCCTATGCCGGCAAGATCGACGGTGACAGCGAAAGCCAGGTTGCAGCGATCGAAAGCTGCATCGCCGACGGCGCGAAGGGCATCTTGCTGACGGCTTCGGACACCAAGGGCATCGTGCCCGCGGTCAAGAAGGCCCGTGATGCCGGCCTGCTGGTCATCGCGCTCGACACGCCGCTTGAGCCGGCCGATGCCGCCGACGCCACCTTCGCCACCGACAACCTGCTCGCCGGCAAGCTGATCGGCCAGTGGGCCAAGGAAACGCTCGGCGACAAGGCCAAGGATGCCAAGGTCGGCTTCCTCGACCTGACTCCGTCGCAGCCGACGGTTGACGTCCTGCGTGACCAGGGCTTCATGATCGGCTTCGGCATCGACCCGAAGAACCCGGACAAGATCGGCGACGAAGACGACAAGCGCATCGTCGGCCATGACGTGACCAACGGCAATGAAGAAGGCGGCCGCAAGGCCATGGAAAACCTTCTCCAGAAGGATCCCGGCATCAACGTCATCCACACGATAAACGAGCCGGCCGCTGTCGGCGCCTATCAGGCGCTGAAGGCCGTCGGCATGGAAAAGAACGTGCTGATCGTCTCGGTCGACGGTGGTTGCCCGGGTGTGAAGTCGGTCAAGGAAGGCGTCATCGGCGCCACCTCGCAGCAGTATCCGCTGCTGATGGCGTCGCTCGGCATCGAGGCGATCAAGAAGTTCGCCGACTCGGGTGAAAAGCCGAAGCCGACCGAAGGCAAGTCCTTCTTCGACACCGGCGTCTCGCTCGTCACCGACAAGCCGGTTTCCGGCGTCAAGTCGATCGACACCAAAGAAGGCACGGCTAAGTGCTGGGGCTGAGCCCGATCTATTGAAAGAGAAAGCGGCCGGGGCTTGATCCCCGGCCGTTTTGGACGGACGATGTGCCGTCACCCCACCGGCTAAGCAACGAACGGATGAATATGGGTGACGGCCTCCGCGCGGGTTCGGCGCGCGGATGCGGAGGAGGAACCATGACCGGAGCACAGGAATTCGAACGCGTCCTCGACGGCAGCGACAAGAACGTCGCCTCCTTCGAGCACCAGGATGTCTCGCTGATCAAGCGCGCCCAGCATTTTCTGCACTCGACGCCGGCTGCCGTGCCGCTGATCGTGCTGGTGCTGGCAATCATCATTTTCGGGGTCACGATCGGCGGACGGTTCTTCTCGTCCTACACGCTGACGCTGATCCTGCAGCAGATCGCCATCGTCGGCATTCTCGGCGCCGCCCAGACGCTGGTCATCCTGACCGCCGGCATCGATCTTTCGATCGGCGTCATCATGGTGATCTCGGCCGTCATCATGGGCAATGTCGCCATCACCTACGGCATCCCGACGCCGATCGCCGTTATCGGCGGCCTCCTCGTCGGCGGGCTCTGCGGCCTGCTGAACGGCTTCCTCGTCGCCTTCATGAAGCTGCCGCCCTTCATCGTCACGCTCGGCACCTGGAATATCGTCATGGCGACGAATTTCATCTATTCCGCCAATGAGACGATCCGCGACACCGATGTCGACGAACAGGCGCCGCTGCTGCATCTCTTTGCCGCAAGCTTCAAGGTCGGCAGCGCCGTACTGACGCTGGGTGTCATCGCCATGGTGCTGCTCGTCCTCTTACTCTGGTACGTGCTCAATCACACCGCCTGGGGCCGGCATGTTTATGCGGTCGGCGACGATCCGGAAGCAGCCAAGCTCTCCGGCATCCAGACCAAGAAGGTGCTGCTGACCGTCTACACGATTTCGGGCGTCATCGCCGCCTTCGCCGCCTGGGTCTCGATCGGTCGCAACGGCTCGATCTCGCCCTCCTCGGCGGTCACCGATTATAACCTGCAGGCGATCACCGCGACTGTGATCGGCGGCATCTCGCTCTTCGGCGGCCGCGGCTCCATTCTCGGCACGCTCTTCGGCGCCATGATCGTCGGCGTCGTGTCGATGGGCCTCAACATGCTCGGCGCCGACCCGCAATGGAAAGTCCTCTTGACGGGCGTGCTGATCATCGCCGCCGTCGCCATCGACCAGTGGATCAGAAAGGTTTCGGTGTAATCATGGCTCGCGAACCCCTTCTCACCGCCCGCGGTCTGGTCAAGCGTTATGGCCGCGTGACTGCACTCGACAATGCCGATTTCGACCTCTATCCGGGTGAGATCCTCGCCGTTATCGGCGATAACGGCGCCGGCAAGTCCTCGCTGATCAAGGCGATCTCGGGCGCCGTCACCCCGGACGAGGGGGTGATTACCCTCGAAGGCAAGCCGGTGCAGTTCCGCTCGCCGATGGAAGCGCGCGAGGCCGGCATCGAGACTGTCTATCAGAACCTCGCTCTGTCGCCGGCACTGTCGATCGCCGACAACATGTTCCTCGGCCGCGAGATCCGCAAACCCGGGCCGCTCGGCTCGCTGTTCCGCATGCTCGACCGGCCGGCGATGGAAAAGCTGGCGCGCAACAAGCTGTCCGAACTCGGCTTGATGACCATCCAGAACATCAACCAGGCGGTGGAAACGCTCTCCGGCGGCCAGCGTCAGGGTGTGGCCGTCGCCCGCGCCGCCGCCTTCGGCTCCAAGGTCATCATCATGGACGAACCGACGGCGGCCCTCGGCGTCAAGGAGAGCCGGCGCGTGCTGGAGCTGATCCTCGACGTCAGAGCCCGCGGCCTGCCGATCGTGCTGATCTCCCACAACATGCCGCATGTCTTCGAGGTGGCCGACCGGATTCATATCCACCGCCTCGGCCGGCGCCTGACGGTGATCGATCCGAAGGAATACACCATGTCCGACGCCGTCGCCTTCATGACCGGCGCCAAGGCGGTGCCGACGGAGCCCGTCGCGGCATGACGGCTGGAGTCGACGAAATTGCCGGCGAGGTTCTAAACCGCGCCGGCGATGCCAAACGTTTCCTGATCGCCATCGCCGGGCCGCCCGGTGCGGGTAAATCGACCATGGCCGACAATCTCGCCGACGCCCTGAAGGCGAAGGGCGAGAGCGTCGCGGTGCTGCCCATGGATGGTTTTCACATGGACAATGCCGTTCTCATCGAACGCGGCCTGCTTGCCCGCAAGGGCATTCCGGAAACCTTCGATGTCCGCGGCTTCCTGGATATTGTCCGCGCGGTTCGCCCCGCAGATCAGGAAGTGCTCGTTCCCGTCTTCGACCGCTCTCGCGAGCTTGCGATCGCCTCGGCCCGGCCGATCGACCCGAAGGACCGTTTCATCATCGTCGAGGGCAATTATCTGCTCTTCACCCAGGGTAAATGGGCCGAACTCGACGGCATCTTCGATTACACCATCATGCTCGCCCCGCCGATCGAAGTGCTGGAAGAGCGCCTTTGGGATCGCTGGCGCGGTTATAGGCTGACCGAGGAAGAAGCGAGCGCCAAGGTCTACGGCAACGACCTGCCGAACGGCCGGCTGATCCTCGAAAACCGCCGTCCGGCCGATGTGACGCTGGAGATCGCGCTGGCGTGATGCCGTGGCGATTGTGTTGATATGACGGATGGTGGTATCGAGGCCGCAGACGCATCGCTTCGGAGGCCTGCCATGCAATCGATCACCATCCGCCGCCCTGACGACTGGCACCTGCATCTGCGCGACGGCGCCATGCTGGAAGGCGTGATCGCCGATACGAGCCGCACCTTCGCGCGCGCCATCATCATGCCCAATCTCGTGCCGCCCGTTGTCACCACATCAGATGCCACGGCCTATCGCGACCGCATCCTCAAGGCACTGCCGGCCGGCCACCGTTTCCAGCCGCTGATGACGCTTTACCTCACCGAGCACACCAGCCCCGACGATGTCGAGGCGGGTGCCGAAAGCGGCCTGATCACCGCCGTCAAGCTTTATCCGGCCGGCGCCACCACCAATTCGCATGGCGGCGTGCGCGACTTGGAAAAGGCGATGCCCGTGCTGGAGCGCATGGCCAGGATCGGCCTGCCGCTCTGCGTCCATGGCGAGGTGACGACGCCTGAGGTCGATATTTTCGACCGCGAAGCCGTCTTCATCGACACCGTGCTCGATCCGCTGCGCAAGCGCCTGCCCGAGCTGAAGGTGACGATGGAGCATGTGACGACAGCAGACGGGATCGATTACATCAAGGCGGCCCAATCAAATCTCGCCGGCTCGATCACCACCCATCACCTGATCATCAACCGCAATGCCATCCTGGTCGGGGGCATCCGCCCGCATTATTACTGCCTGCCGGTCGCCAAACGCGAAAACCATCGTCTGGCGCTGCGCGCCGCCGCCGTCAGCGGCAACCCCCGCTTCTTCCTCGGCACCGATTCCGCCCCGCATGTCGATCCCTTGAAGGAATGCGCCTGCGGCTGCGCCGGCATCTACACCTCGATCAATACGATGAGCTGCCTTGCCCATGTCTTCGAGGAGGAGGGTGCTCTCGACAAACTCGAAGCCTTCGCCTCGCTGAACGGCCCGGCCTGGTACGGGCTTTCGCCGAACGAGGAGCGCATCACGCTCTCACGGCAGGCCGAACCGGTCGTCTTTCCCGCGAAGATTGAAACGGGCGCCGGGCCGGTCACCGTCTTCGATCCGATGTTTGCCCTGCACTGGCAAGTGATGCCGCAGGCGTAGGCGTCCGGATTTCAATTTTAAATCGAAAATTCATCTAAAATTTCGGCGCGACGTTAAACGCGTAACATTTGCATTGTGCGGTGCATCATTTGTTAACGGATGCGTAAGACAGTCCTCGTCGCGGACCCCATGAGTTGCCGATATTCCGGCGCGACTACAGCTGCGGAGACTGAAGAGCATGACGCTTGACTATAACTCCCTCCTGCTGGCGCTCGGTGTCTCCGCGGCATGCCTTGCCGTGACCCTGATGGGCAGCTGGCTGGTGCGCCGGGCCGAAACCGTGCTGCTGACCGCTACGATCGGCCTCGTCCTCGTCGTCAGCGGAATCTTCGTCTACAGCGCCTATGTCAACCGGCCGGAAGCAGCCTTCGCCATTGGCAGCTTCGTACTGCTCCATGCCGGTTTCGCCACCATCTGGGGCGCCGGCAAACAGTTCCTCACCGGTTGCCTGTCGATCCCGGCCATTGCTATGCGCGCGCTGGCCGCGATGATCTTTTCCGTCGCGCCGATGCTGGCGGGTTATGACGGCCTGGCCTTCATCGCAGACAATCTCGCCATCGCCCTCCTGCTCTTTGCCACCGCCCGGCAATATTGGCTCGCCCGCGCCGAGGCACCGGCGCCGATCCTCGGCATTGCCGCACTCTATACCGCCACGGCGATCTCCTTCGTGCTCTGCGCCGCCGTGCTGATTGCCGACGGCAAGCTGGTGCTCGGGGCCGCGCCCAGCAATTGGGCCGAGGATCTGAGCCTCGCCGTCTGCATCGCTGGCATGACCGGGATCGGCGCCTTGTCGCTGGCGCTGCATCAGTGGCGCCTTGCCGCCCGCCACCGTCTGGAGGCGATCACCGATCCGCTGACGGGGCTGCTCAACCGCCGCGCCGTCTTCGACCAATACGGGGCGGGCCCGATGGGCACGACCACCGCCGTCATCGTCTTCGATATCGACCATTTCAAATCCGTCAACGACCGTTACGGCCATGTCGCCGGCGACCGCGTGCTCATGGTCTTCGCCGACGAACTCCAAGCCCATTGCAGCCGGCGACACCGCCGCCCGGCTCGGCGGCGAAGAGTTCGCGCTGGTGCTGAAAGAGATCATGCCCGGCCGGGCCGAACTGGTTGCCGAACGCATCCGCAGGGCCTTCGAGGCGCGCGAGATCGATATCGACGGCCAGATGCTGAAATGCACGGTCAGCGTCGGCGTCGCCCCCGGCCGCTCGCAGATGCCGGATTTCGACACGATGCTGAGTGCCGCCGACAAGGCGCTCTACGCCGCCAAGCGCGGCGGCCGCAATCGCGTCGAGCTTGCCGCCCACCTCAGAGCGGTTCCGGCCGAGGTATCGCGCACCGCGTCTTGATTCCGGCCGCATCCTCTCATAGCTTTGCCTTCGGCCGGATGCAGCCAGCCGCCCCGCGACGCCCGACATTTGACAGTTCGGCGTTATGGTGAATGCATCCCGATACCATCCTTCACGTCCCTTGCCGTTTGGCGATCGATGGCGAACGGGTCAGCAGACGCGGGCACTGATCTTCCTGTTTGCCGCCAACGGAAGGATGACATCATGCGCGATTTTCGCGATGCCAAGCTCATGGCAAAGACATTGCGGCAGGCGCTTGCCGACCGCGACATTTCCTTGACCCATAGCGAGACGCTCGAAATCGTCGCCC contains:
- a CDS encoding 4-hydroxyproline epimerase, producing the protein MRWKRTIQLLDVHAEGEIGRVAIGGVPKIPGDTIAAQLHWLNTDPKGDELRRFLCLEPRGAPIGSVNLLLPARHPDADAAFIILQPDQAHASSGSNSICVTTALLESGIVEMQEPETTVTLETAAGLVKAVATCRDGRCEKVRLTMVPSFVHELDVGIDTPHWGRIKADLCYGGIFYALVDVGQIGLTIEKANAAGLVQAGMILKELINRDIKVVHPEIPAISGVAYVMFRDTEADGTVRTCTTMWPGRADRSPCGTGNSANLAALHARGKAKAGDTFTSKSIIGSEFAVGLQAVTSVAGRPAVIPTITGRGFTFGLTQVALDPFDPHPGGFALTDVWGPQAGEI
- a CDS encoding ISAs1 family transposase, whose translation is MDRFAACFKALPDPRGRNTRHPLMSILFIAIAAIVCGAESCADMADFGISKKRWLKTIVPLPYGIPSHDTFSTVFRCLNPDAFEAAFRRFTEAFAKGIEGVVAVDGKAVRGAYKRGAKATPLHLVNVWAAGCGLVIGQQTAPRRNEVQGVLKALALLSLEGAIVTADALHCRADTARAILATGGDYALALKGNQPGLLAQAIARLDDIEPLDSIQTAAENDHDRIDSRRASIVAVDDIDFPGLQAIGSVEATSRHADGRLTSHVRYFLLSTVMSAAALIEVTRTHWEIENKLHWVLDVQFREDAARNRKDHGPANIALLRKIALNLIRSHPDKASIRRKIKKAGWDDQFLISLIAHMR
- a CDS encoding GFA family protein, producing MANAQCACGALRLTLSEPPQLTALCHCFACQRRTGAPFSANAFYSIDCVEISGTSTEFIRTADSGRRVRMHFCPTCGSTVYWKADAAPHWIGVAIGSLADPAFAPPALSVFEQSKHGWVQLQETVERFQGSPSGGRS
- a CDS encoding EAL domain-containing protein — its product is MPRIQAPRPQMEILAWLVVFLLLFCLSWRFHWHEGLDGFIEQHHDYPLDHALLALNISGLLGLVYSALRIRDLSSEVNRRLQAEKNVDWIACHDTLTELPNRRFLDSICAQAMIDQRAHETYAVFSIDLDGFKKVNDLLGHDHGDAVLKSVAQRLSLLFPRERVFRLGGDEFVVLVRRSGNSDLVALGNRIVSVIGKPFTFNGVAADLGASVGFAVYPENGDDLRQVIRHSDCAMYVAKKQGRNLVKPFVASMQDEMTKRIRVEADLRSAIKKAEIFPYYQPLVDLKTNKIIGFEALARWKTASGEFIPPNEFIPVAEEAGLIVDLTDQLLRRACTDALSWPNDLVLSFNLSPIQLSDRLLGLRILKILGDVGLPTHRVELEVTESAIIQDAVTARIVLDDLVNAGVRIALDDFGTGYSSLSQLSSYRFDKIKIDRSFVSSFETNDKQDKVIKAIIALGAGLGVTITAEGIEEESQLQRLQDLGCHIGQGYLLGRPAPIEELTADKAAAKVSQRR
- a CDS encoding RbsD/FucU domain-containing protein produces the protein MLKGLDPLLSPELLSTLRAMGHGDEIAIVDGNYPGLEHARRLIRLDGHHLVPVLNAVLSVLPIDDFVPEAIFRSTVKAERDKLDPVHEEMIACCARHEPHRQVVPLIGADFYGRVKVAHAVIQTAEPRLYANIILRKGVIYPKEAGAQSAAGVDPFVY
- a CDS encoding ROK family transcriptional regulator — encoded protein: MSSLDGPANIPVPPPILNPAGGANQVRVRAYNERLVLSLVRLYGALSKADIARRSGLSAQTVSVIMRVLEKEGLLSRGAPVRGRVGQPSIPMHLNPDAVYSFGLKMGRRSADLVLMDFVGRIRMQLHKTYAYPLPDEILAFVTSGIREIEDRLDAKQRDRIAGLGIAAPFELWNWAEEVGAPPGAMEVWRDVDLHADIAAHVSHPVFLQNDATSACGAELVFGVGPSYPDFVYFFIGSFIGGGIVLNSAIFSGRTGTAGAIGPLPVRGKNGETKQLLEIASIFVLENMLRERGIDPEPLWYSADDWVDFGEPMEAWIQDSAKALAQAIVAAASIVDFSAAVIDGGFPHWVRSRVVQATIDEAAKLDLQGVVMPEIIEGAVGAQARAIGGASLPIFARYLTDQNVLFKEVDHAERT